Below is a window of Sulfurimonas sp. DNA.
CATCTGATGATTTAGCACGGATAAACGTCTGACCAATCTCTACTTTGTTTAAAGCTTTTTGCGCAACTAAAGATTTTAATTCCGAATAAGATACTTGCTGTGTTCTTTTTGTTCCAGTTTGCCCATCCATAGTAGAATTTTCACCTACTAATGCTTTAAACAGCAGGATAACTACAACTGAAAATATTGCAAATGTTATTAATGGATTTTGATTAAAAAAATTATTTGGATTATTATTTTGGTTGTTTTGCTTGTTTGGCTTTTTCTGCATCTTTGTTTAGTTTTCCTTCTTTAATACTAATGTTACCCATTCCTCTTGGGCTATTCTTTGTTCTATTTTCATATCTTTGTAAAACTTTAAAACTTTATCTTCATACTTATCTAAAATACCTGATAAAATCATTACACCTGAATCTTTTAAGGCAGATTTTAAATCTTTAGCTATAAAAGTCAAAACATCTGCTACGATGTTTGCAACTACTACATCATATTTATCATCTGCTAATGAACACGAACCTTCCCATACTTTATTAAATTCTACATTATTTAATTCTGCATTTTGAAGTGTATTTTCAACTGAAACCGGATCCGTATCACACGCATCTACTTTTGCACCAAGTTTTAAAGCTCCAACACCTAAAATACCGCTTCCGCTTCCAACATCAATAACTCTGTCACCATCTTTTACATATTCAGAAATAGCACGAAGTGATGAAGCAGTAGTTGGATGATGCCCTGTTCCAAAAGCAAGTGCTGGATCAATCTCAATATTTATAAGCTTATCACTCGGTTCATCCCATGTAGGATGGATATAAAACTTCTCTATTTCTATTGGTTGAATACTTTGCTGGTATTCTTTTATCCAATCACTCGCTTTAAGTTTTTTTTGATTACATTCACATTCAATGTTTGAAGACAGTGCTTTAGAGAGTGCCTGTGCGAATTGCTCAACACCCCAAGCTATAGTTTGAAGATCATCCTCACTTCTTACAATAAAACCGTTTTCAGTCTCTTCAAATCCGACAGGTATAGTGTCGGCTAAGAAATCTGCAAAAAGCTCATGATGAGAAGATACAGAGATTGTGAGCTCATAATAGCTCTCTTGCATTACTCGGTTACGCCCATCACAGCAGCAAGCTTCTCTTTTAAAACTTGTGGTGTAAATGGTTTTACTATGTAGTTGTTAACACCTGCTTTAAGTGCAGTTATAACTTCTGCTTTACCACCCTCTGTTGTAACCATGATGATCGGAAGATCTGTAAAACGATCATCTGCACGAACTTTTTTAACAAGTTCAAGACCATTCATTTCAGGCATATTCCAGTCTGTAATCAGCATCTCTACATCAGGATTAGCATTTATCGCATCCCAACCTTCAACACCATCAGCACCTTCTAGTACATCTTTATAGTTAAGTCTAGCTAAAGTGTTTTTAATAATACGACGCATTGTAGAACTGTCATCAACAACAAGTATTTTCAACTAAAATCCTTTTTTATATATATATTTTGCAAAATTTATTACTGTATAATAACAAAATTTTTATTTTTTTTCTATTAATCAAGTAGTTTGAACATTTTCTCCAAGTCCAATGTACCCTCATAATAAGCCTTTCCAATGATAACACCATCGACCTTTTTGGTCTCTATTAAAGCTTTAATATCATCTTCATCTTTAACACCGCCGCTT
It encodes the following:
- a CDS encoding 50S ribosomal protein L11 methyltransferase, whose translation is MQESYYELTISVSSHHELFADFLADTIPVGFEETENGFIVRSEDDLQTIAWGVEQFAQALSKALSSNIECECNQKKLKASDWIKEYQQSIQPIEIEKFYIHPTWDEPSDKLINIEIDPALAFGTGHHPTTASSLRAISEYVKDGDRVIDVGSGSGILGVGALKLGAKVDACDTDPVSVENTLQNAELNNVEFNKVWEGSCSLADDKYDVVVANIVADVLTFIAKDLKSALKDSGVMILSGILDKYEDKVLKFYKDMKIEQRIAQEEWVTLVLKKEN
- a CDS encoding response regulator, which encodes MKILVVDDSSTMRRIIKNTLARLNYKDVLEGADGVEGWDAINANPDVEMLITDWNMPEMNGLELVKKVRADDRFTDLPIIMVTTEGGKAEVITALKAGVNNYIVKPFTPQVLKEKLAAVMGVTE